A genomic stretch from Paenibacillus thermoaerophilus includes:
- a CDS encoding GNAT family N-acetyltransferase: MQIKTERLIITAIGPENYGRVSETYPAGEHIVEYMENLKKDPELFGWGVWLVTLAENDQAVGDIGFKRKPDHQGTVEAGYGILPEMRNKGIATESVRALLNWAFSSPQVKKVVAECDQENMPSIKVLEKLGMQRTGVKNGMVQWELIKRSG; this comes from the coding sequence TTGCAAATCAAAACGGAACGTCTGATCATTACCGCTATTGGCCCGGAGAACTATGGCCGGGTATCTGAAACGTATCCGGCAGGCGAACACATCGTCGAATATATGGAAAACCTTAAGAAAGATCCCGAATTATTCGGCTGGGGGGTGTGGCTTGTAACTTTGGCCGAGAACGATCAAGCGGTTGGCGACATCGGCTTTAAAAGAAAACCCGATCATCAAGGTACGGTAGAAGCAGGGTACGGCATACTCCCTGAAATGCGGAACAAGGGTATCGCGACCGAGTCGGTTCGCGCCCTTCTAAATTGGGCGTTCTCTTCGCCCCAAGTAAAAAAGGTTGTGGCGGAGTGCGATCAAGAGAATATGCCGTCGATCAAGGTTCTGGAGAAATTGGGAATGCAAAGAACAGGCGTTAAAAACGGAATGGTGCAATGGGAACTCATCAAAAGATCCGGTTAA